A region of Sesamum indicum cultivar Zhongzhi No. 13 linkage group LG7, S_indicum_v1.0, whole genome shotgun sequence DNA encodes the following proteins:
- the LOC105166222 gene encoding uncharacterized protein LOC105166222 isoform X1, which translates to MEVAESLIHKIHSSFTGGGIHFATPVSSLRTNELDLVRGVLQMLQGLSSSLFYWDDRVQCFHFKNGIYVTHLSQTSLYRILDQFSYAATCLQLVDIVVNKIEKSKSLPPPTLKAFACSVSTWLRRIRDVALKEEVKVNSSNGSTTPSILGLSSSLSRLCSQAEYLFQIVHGAIPQLYFERESYFPAADIAVHILNHLYVKLNEVCLVQGGEEDAYRMLLYILVGSLLPYIEILDCWLFQGTLDDPFDEMFFVANKKIAIDEAEFWEKSYQLRSAMPEKLNFADFASDFLPSAKEKKDVIGRVSISLSSFPGGKEENKRDFQVCPFFIKDIAKAIISAGKSLQLIRHAPITSLSADSTDDVGNGYSIAGLTLSEVFCVSLTALIGHGDHVAEYLWKNDKHSLGSIKECQEQEEIDVAANKQPKLFWQKLLDDTLAQKRDSSFVSSLREGATNYHNLNGRRIYLDEIDIVRQTHCPENPAINVCHGILQENREAWSSLNISQSFYLPPLNDEWLRQAIFSDKCAHGLTVKNTDYTSGFHSELENLRFREDAKMLEVLLPFPTLLPSFQEDLQMSEVLPFQINCTLSSKILSWIQNVEPKSTPPPAVILQECLIFYIKKQADYIGRTMLSKLLNDWRLLDELAVLRAIYLLGSGDLLQHFLSVIFNKLDKEESLDDDFELNTILQESIRNSADNVLLSTPDSLVVSVAKNLGFNEDEQYSPSISVSTPRKGRGQSSMDVLDSLTFTYKVSWPLELIANLEAMKKYNQVMSFLLKVKRAKFVLDKARRWMWKGRGTITMKQKRHWLLEQKLLHFVDAFHQYVMDRVYHNAWRELCEGVAAAGTLDEAIEVHEAYLLSIQRQCFVVPDKLWGLIASRINSILGLALDFYSIQQTLSSGGAISAVKARCGKEVERIEKQFDDCMAFLLRILSVKLNVGQFPHLAALVTRINYNCFYMSDGGVLATAPGPGGLRPA; encoded by the exons ATGGAAGTGGCGGAAAGTTTGATTCATAAAATTCATAGTTCCTTCACCGGTGGCGGTATACATTTTGCAACTCCAGTTTCATCTTTGAGGACAAATGAACTCGACCTG gtCCGAGGAGTGTTGCAAATGTTGCAGGGTTTATCGAGTTCCCTATTTTATTGGGATGATAGGGTACAATGTTTTCACTTCAAAAACGGGATTTATGTGACTCATCTTTCGCAGACAAGTTTGTATCGCATACTCGATCAGTTTTCATATGCTGCAACATGTTTACAATTGGTTGATATTGTGGtgaacaaaattgaaaaatccaaGAGTTTGCCTCCACCTACTTTAAAAGCATTTGCTTGCTCCGTCAGTACATGGCTTAGA AGGATACGGGATGTTGCTTTGAAAGAAGAGGTCAAAGTAAATAGCTCAAATGGTAGTACCACCCCGTCTATCTTGGGTTTGTCAAGTTCTTTATCAAG GCTTTGCTCACAAGCTGAATATTTGTTTCAAATAGTGCATGGAGCCATCcctcaattatattttgaacgtgAGTCATATTTTCCTGCTGCGGATATTGCCGTTCACATTCTGAATCATCTTTATGTGAAGCTGAATGAAGTTTGTCTTGTGCAAGGGGGAGAG GAGGATGCATACCGAATGCTACTCTATATACTCGTGGGAAGCTTGCTGCCATATATTGAGATCCTTGATTGTTGGCTTTTCCAAGGAACTTTGGATGATCCTTTCGACGAG ATGTTTTTTGttgcaaacaagaaaattgcaatagaTGAGGCTGAATTTTGGGAGAAAAGCTATCAGCTGAGATCAGCTATgcctgaaaaattaaattttgcagaTTTTGCCTCAGATTTTCTACCTTCAgctaaagagaaaaaggatGTGATTGGTAGAGTGTCCATATCTTTGTCTAGTTTTCCCGgagggaaagaagaaaataaaagagactTTCAAGTTTGTCCATTCTTCATCAAGGACATTGCTAAGGCAATCATTTCTGCTGGAAAATCATTGCAGCTGATCCGTCATGCTCCTATAACATCTCTTTCAGCAGATTCCACAGATGATGTTGGGAATGGGTATAGCATAGCTGGGTTAACCTTGTCGGAGGTCTTTTGCGTGTCACTAACTGCGCTTATTGGTCATGGTGATCACGTTGCTGAGTATTTGTGGAAAAATGACAAACATTCACTTGGATCCATCAAGGAATGTCAGGAGCAGGAGGAGATTGATGTAGCGGCTAACAAACAGCCAAAATTATTCTGGCAGAAGTTATTGGATGATACATTAGCCCAAAAGAGAGATAGCAGTTTTGTATCTTCCTTACGAGAAGGTGCAACTAATTACCATAATCTGAATGGAAGGAGAATTTATTTAGATGAAATAGACATAGTTCGCCAGACACATTGTCCCGAAAATCCAGCTATTAACGTTTGTCATGGAATTCTTCAGGAGAACAGAGAAGCTTGGAGCTCATTGAATATTTCTCAATCCTTTTATCTTCCCCCTTTAAATGATGAGTGGCTAAGGCAGGCTATATTCAGTGATAAATGTGCACATGGGTTAACAGTCAAGAACACAGATTATACATCTGGTTTTCATAGTGAATTGGAAAATTTGAGGTTCCGCGAAGATGCAAAAATGCTTGAAGTTTTGCTTCCCTTTCCAACCCTTCTTCCATCTTTCCAG GAGGACCTTCAGATGTCGGAGGTTTTACCCTTCCAAATTAATTGCACTCTTTCATCAAAAATTCTTAGCTGGATTCAAAATGTTGAGCCTAAAAGTACTCCACCTCCTGCagtaattcttcaagaatgcCTTATCTTCTACATTAAGAAGCAG GCTGATTATATTGGCAGGACTATGTTGTCAAAATTACTGAATGATTGGAGGTTGCTAGATGAGTTGGCAGTGTTGCGTGCTATATATTTGTTAGGATCAG GTGATCTTTTGCAGCACTTCTTGTCAGTGATCTTCAATAAGCTAGACAAAGAGGAATCCTTAGATGATGATTTTGAGTTGAACACAATATTGCAG GAGTCAATCAGGAATTCTGCTGATAATGTGCTGCTAAGTACACCCGACTCGTTAGTTGTATCAGTAGCCAAAAATCTAGGTTTCAATGAAGATGAACAATACAGTCCATCTATTTCTGTCTCAACTCCTCGCAAAGGAAGAGGACAGAGCTCTATGGATGTCCTTGACTCTCTGACGTTCACATATAAG GTCTCTTGGCCACTTGAACTTATTGCCAACCTGGAAGcaatgaagaaatataatcaG GTGATGAGTTTCTTATTAAAGGTCAAACGTGCAAAATTTGTGCTTGATAAGGCTCGGAGGTGGATGTGGAAG GGTAGAGGCACTATAACAATGAAACAGAAACGCCACTGGTTGCTGGAGCAAAAACTGCTTCATTTTGTGGATGCCTTTCACCAATATGTCATGGATAGG GTTTATCATAATGCATGGCGTGAACTTTGTGAGGGTGTTGCGGCAGCTGGAACTCTGGATGAAGCAATTGAAGTACATGAAGCCTACTTGTTGTCAATTCAGCGACAATGTTTTGTGGTTCCAGACAAGCTG TGGGGTTTGATCGCTAGCCGCATAAATAGTATCCTTGGGCTAGCTCTGGACTTCTATTCCATACAACAGACCCTAAGCAGCGGTGGAGCAATTTCTGCAGTCAAAGCAAGATGTGGGAAGGAAGTGGAGCGAATAGAGAAACAATTTGATGACTGCATGGCATTTCTTCTCAGG ATTCTATCTGTCAAGCTCAATGTAGGGCAATTTCCTCACTTGGCAGCCCTTGTTACTCGAATCAACTACAACTGTTTCTACATGTCCGATGGTGGAGTCTTGGCAACCGCTCCTGGTCCTGGTGGCTTGCGTCCAGCATAA
- the LOC105166222 gene encoding uncharacterized protein LOC105166222 isoform X2 yields MEVAESLIHKIHSSFTGGGIHFATPVSSLRTNELDLVRGVLQMLQGLSSSLFYWDDRVQCFHFKNGIYVTHLSQTSLYRILDQFSYAATCLQLVDIVVNKIEKSKSLPPPTLKAFACSVSTWLRRIRDVALKEEVKVNSSNGSTTPSILGLSSSLSRLCSQAEYLFQIVHGAIPQLYFERESYFPAADIAVHILNHLYVKLNEVCLVQGGEEDAYRMLLYILVGSLLPYIEILDCWLFQGTLDDPFDEMFFVANKKIAIDEAEFWEKSYQLRSAMPEKLNFADFASDFLPSAKEKKDVIGRVSISLSSFPGGKEENKRDFQVCPFFIKDIAKAIISAGKSLQLIRHAPITSLSADSTDDVGNGYSIAGLTLSEVFCVSLTALIGHGDHVAEYLWKNDKHSLGSIKECQEQEEIDVAANKQPKLFWQKLLDDTLAQKRDSSFVSSLREGATNYHNLNGRRIYLDEIDIVRQTHCPENPAINVCHGILQENREAWSSLNISQSFYLPPLNDEWLRQAIFSDKCAHGLTVKNTDYTSGFHSELENLRFREDAKMLEVLLPFPTLLPSFQEDLQMSEVLPFQINCTLSSKILSWIQNVEPKSTPPPAVILQECLIFYIKKQADYIGRTMLSKLLNDWRLLDELAVLRAIYLLGSGDLLQHFLSVIFNKLDKEESLDDDFELNTILQESIRNSADNVLLSTPDSLVVSVAKNLGFNEDEQYSPSISVSTPRKGRGQSSMDVLDSLTFTYKVSWPLELIANLEAMKKYNQVMSFLLKVKRAKFVLDKARRWMWKGRGTITMKQKRHWLLEQKLLHFVDAFHQYVMDRVYHNAWRELCEGVAAAGTLDEAIEVHEAYLLSIQRQCFVVPDKLWGLIASRINSILGLALDFYSIQQTLSSGGAISAVKARCGKEVERIEKQFDDCMAFLLRVFFCHDSLELRFYLSSSM; encoded by the exons ATGGAAGTGGCGGAAAGTTTGATTCATAAAATTCATAGTTCCTTCACCGGTGGCGGTATACATTTTGCAACTCCAGTTTCATCTTTGAGGACAAATGAACTCGACCTG gtCCGAGGAGTGTTGCAAATGTTGCAGGGTTTATCGAGTTCCCTATTTTATTGGGATGATAGGGTACAATGTTTTCACTTCAAAAACGGGATTTATGTGACTCATCTTTCGCAGACAAGTTTGTATCGCATACTCGATCAGTTTTCATATGCTGCAACATGTTTACAATTGGTTGATATTGTGGtgaacaaaattgaaaaatccaaGAGTTTGCCTCCACCTACTTTAAAAGCATTTGCTTGCTCCGTCAGTACATGGCTTAGA AGGATACGGGATGTTGCTTTGAAAGAAGAGGTCAAAGTAAATAGCTCAAATGGTAGTACCACCCCGTCTATCTTGGGTTTGTCAAGTTCTTTATCAAG GCTTTGCTCACAAGCTGAATATTTGTTTCAAATAGTGCATGGAGCCATCcctcaattatattttgaacgtgAGTCATATTTTCCTGCTGCGGATATTGCCGTTCACATTCTGAATCATCTTTATGTGAAGCTGAATGAAGTTTGTCTTGTGCAAGGGGGAGAG GAGGATGCATACCGAATGCTACTCTATATACTCGTGGGAAGCTTGCTGCCATATATTGAGATCCTTGATTGTTGGCTTTTCCAAGGAACTTTGGATGATCCTTTCGACGAG ATGTTTTTTGttgcaaacaagaaaattgcaatagaTGAGGCTGAATTTTGGGAGAAAAGCTATCAGCTGAGATCAGCTATgcctgaaaaattaaattttgcagaTTTTGCCTCAGATTTTCTACCTTCAgctaaagagaaaaaggatGTGATTGGTAGAGTGTCCATATCTTTGTCTAGTTTTCCCGgagggaaagaagaaaataaaagagactTTCAAGTTTGTCCATTCTTCATCAAGGACATTGCTAAGGCAATCATTTCTGCTGGAAAATCATTGCAGCTGATCCGTCATGCTCCTATAACATCTCTTTCAGCAGATTCCACAGATGATGTTGGGAATGGGTATAGCATAGCTGGGTTAACCTTGTCGGAGGTCTTTTGCGTGTCACTAACTGCGCTTATTGGTCATGGTGATCACGTTGCTGAGTATTTGTGGAAAAATGACAAACATTCACTTGGATCCATCAAGGAATGTCAGGAGCAGGAGGAGATTGATGTAGCGGCTAACAAACAGCCAAAATTATTCTGGCAGAAGTTATTGGATGATACATTAGCCCAAAAGAGAGATAGCAGTTTTGTATCTTCCTTACGAGAAGGTGCAACTAATTACCATAATCTGAATGGAAGGAGAATTTATTTAGATGAAATAGACATAGTTCGCCAGACACATTGTCCCGAAAATCCAGCTATTAACGTTTGTCATGGAATTCTTCAGGAGAACAGAGAAGCTTGGAGCTCATTGAATATTTCTCAATCCTTTTATCTTCCCCCTTTAAATGATGAGTGGCTAAGGCAGGCTATATTCAGTGATAAATGTGCACATGGGTTAACAGTCAAGAACACAGATTATACATCTGGTTTTCATAGTGAATTGGAAAATTTGAGGTTCCGCGAAGATGCAAAAATGCTTGAAGTTTTGCTTCCCTTTCCAACCCTTCTTCCATCTTTCCAG GAGGACCTTCAGATGTCGGAGGTTTTACCCTTCCAAATTAATTGCACTCTTTCATCAAAAATTCTTAGCTGGATTCAAAATGTTGAGCCTAAAAGTACTCCACCTCCTGCagtaattcttcaagaatgcCTTATCTTCTACATTAAGAAGCAG GCTGATTATATTGGCAGGACTATGTTGTCAAAATTACTGAATGATTGGAGGTTGCTAGATGAGTTGGCAGTGTTGCGTGCTATATATTTGTTAGGATCAG GTGATCTTTTGCAGCACTTCTTGTCAGTGATCTTCAATAAGCTAGACAAAGAGGAATCCTTAGATGATGATTTTGAGTTGAACACAATATTGCAG GAGTCAATCAGGAATTCTGCTGATAATGTGCTGCTAAGTACACCCGACTCGTTAGTTGTATCAGTAGCCAAAAATCTAGGTTTCAATGAAGATGAACAATACAGTCCATCTATTTCTGTCTCAACTCCTCGCAAAGGAAGAGGACAGAGCTCTATGGATGTCCTTGACTCTCTGACGTTCACATATAAG GTCTCTTGGCCACTTGAACTTATTGCCAACCTGGAAGcaatgaagaaatataatcaG GTGATGAGTTTCTTATTAAAGGTCAAACGTGCAAAATTTGTGCTTGATAAGGCTCGGAGGTGGATGTGGAAG GGTAGAGGCACTATAACAATGAAACAGAAACGCCACTGGTTGCTGGAGCAAAAACTGCTTCATTTTGTGGATGCCTTTCACCAATATGTCATGGATAGG GTTTATCATAATGCATGGCGTGAACTTTGTGAGGGTGTTGCGGCAGCTGGAACTCTGGATGAAGCAATTGAAGTACATGAAGCCTACTTGTTGTCAATTCAGCGACAATGTTTTGTGGTTCCAGACAAGCTG TGGGGTTTGATCGCTAGCCGCATAAATAGTATCCTTGGGCTAGCTCTGGACTTCTATTCCATACAACAGACCCTAAGCAGCGGTGGAGCAATTTCTGCAGTCAAAGCAAGATGTGGGAAGGAAGTGGAGCGAATAGAGAAACAATTTGATGACTGCATGGCATTTCTTCTCAGGGTATTCTTTTGTCACGATTCTCTTGAACTAAG ATTCTATCTGTCAAGCTCAATGTAG